Genomic DNA from Providencia sp. PROV188:
TTGCCCGCTCACTTCAGGTACACCAAAGGATTTGAGTCGCGCACTGTGCATTTCGAGATACGCTTGCGCATCGGCTTGGTTAGCAAATAAGTAAATGCCACCCGCCCGTTGGGTCTGTTGGTTTTCAGTCCAAATCTTCCAAATAAACCCCGGCTCTTGGTTAATGGATTGCGCTAATCCTTCCATTGCCGCCGCCATCTCTTCACCCCACGGACCTTGGTATGGGAAATCAACCTGTAAAATCACCTGCATTATTGCCTCCTATTGTTGTTGTTTGATTATCATAACCAGTAATTTCTATTTAGGATTGATCAAATTGGGGATTGGGGGGAAAAAGTGTAGGGAGTACGGATATTTACTATTTTTTCATAGGTTATTACATATTCAGCATGGTGTGTTTCGGTGTTAGTACGGAAAATATTGGTGATGGAGCTGAATGAGCGGTGGATACAGAAAGAATTTAATCATCGATTTAGCTATACGGTATGCAATATAATTTAATAAAGAACAAAAGGTTATAATATGTACTAACCAAATAAGAATAATGGTGAATTGCTACTTAATTTATGTTGGAAATGGAAATGGGTTATTCTATTAATTTTCACTTATATTTTAATTTCTTTATGAACAATTCAGGCAAACTTAAATATATTGAATCCGCTTCTGCGGGGTAGTTATACACCAAAATGGAGTAACTATTGTATTATAAGAATAATAAAAATCATTTACTTATTTTATTGATAATCTGTAATTTATTAACATGAATTATTTTTGATGATTTCAATGTCAGTTATAAAAATAATTTTTAGATTTTTTTATAATTTGTCTGGAAAGTGAAATAAATAAAAGATATGTAAAAATAAGTATTTTTATTATTACATTAACAAAAAATAATTCTTTACTCATTTTTAAATCATTATCTGACGGCTATATTTAGATGTTTTTTAATAAGGATTTAAATTAGGTATATACATGATAGCTATAGCACTCTAAAAATGTAACTAAAATGTTATATATTAGATTATAAAATGAGTTTTTTTGGATTTAATGTCGATATTATAATTTAAAGTAGGTGTTTTATCTTATTTGTCTCGTTTAATTTTATTGATTCAGGTGTTAATTCTGCCCGTGTGTTGTTTTGTAACATTTTGTTTAAATTGATTTTATTTTTGTGAGAATTGTATGGCTAGAACAAGTAATTGCTTAATTTCAATTTACTCTTTAATGAGTGAGGTTATTTGTCTTTAAACTTTAAGTGGGTAATATGTTTGCTATGAACCAGTCTGAATCAAGTCATGAATAATTAATTCAGAGGTACCCTCATGGAAATGGAAAGATATAAATACTCATTGGAAATTGGTCAAAGAATTAAATCACTCAGATTACAAAATGGTTGGAGTGGTGAAGTGTTAGGAAAGATAACAGGAATAAGCCAACAGCAAATCTCGCGTTTCGAACGAGGAATAAATAGACTTGATGTTGAATCATTAGTTAAATTTGCCAATGCATTTAATGTGAGCATCGCAGTTTTATTATCAGATTATGATAAGGCAATTTATGAAAAAAACATATTCATTGCAAATTCTATAGTTATTTAGTTTTCGGAAGTTGTACTAAAGGGATTTAGCTAAAATCTATTTATCAATATAGGTTATTAATTATCCTTATTACTATTAATAAAGGATAGCATTCGTTTTATTCTACAAAGGTCAAATATGAAAAAATCTCTTTTAGTTTTGTTAGTTACATCTTCAATTTCGGCATCAGTTATGGCTGAAAATGGTGTTATTACTTTTAATGGTGAAATTACTGCAACAACTTGCGATATCTCTTCAAGTGAGGGCAGCAAAGATTTCACTGTTACCTTACCTAAAGTCTCAACAACGGCGTTAGCAAATGCTGGGGATATTGCCGGTGTAACACAGTTTGATTTGCTATTATCAAATTGTACTTCAAACGTCGCTGTAGCAGCCAACTTTGAAAATACAACAAATACGGATACTAGCAATGGAAATTTAAATCCAACACAAGGTCCTGCGGGTGTCCAAATTCGTTTAGCTGATGCTGCAGGTACGCAGGCTGTAGTTAATGGCGGTGTAGCAGGACAGACAACTATTGTTAGCGGTAGTGCAACATTACCATTCCAAGCTTACTATTTTGCTAAAACCCCGGTTACTAACGCAGGTGTTGTTGTAGCACAAGTGAACTATTCAATTACATACCCATAAGTGTAGTAATGTCAGAGAAAATACCCTCATGATATAGATAATCAGCAAAGTGGAAATATATTTCCCACTTTGCTGTATTAAAAAATTAATAATGATTTTTAATTAATATAATGATTATTAATTTCAGTACCTCAGGAAAATATTTTTAATAAAGTAGATGATTTCAAGGTTAGGTCATTATGATAACTCAAGCATCAATCAGAAATAAAATTATTTTATTTTTCTCATTATTTGCTATATCAACATCGATTTATGCTAGTGTGATTATAAATGGCACTCGCGTGGTTTATAATGAAAACTCTAAAAGTAAAATTGTACAACTCGTTAATGAAAATAAATGGCCAGCACTTGTTCAAGTGTGGTTGGATAATGGTAACCCCGATGAGCCGCCTGAAAATATTAAAACACCATTTGCTATTACTCCACCTATTTTTAAAATGGGATCAAACTCAGGACAAAATTTACGCATAACCTATCTTGGTGAACCATTACCTAAAAATAAAGAATCCATCTATTATTTAAATATATTAGAAGTTCCACCAGAAAATGAAGATGCGATTGAAAAACAACAAAATACCATGCAAATTGCGATTAGGACGAGAATAAAATTATTTTTTAGACCCGAAGGGATTGGTATGCCTGCGTTAATAAATGAAAAGCTCAAATTTTCATTTGAGAAATCAGAGAAAGGTAATAGGGTTTTAGTAAAAAATGATTCACCATGGTATGTTACTTTACAGGATATTACCATTTCGAATAATTCAAAAAAATTAAAATTAGAAAATAATATGGTGGCGCCATTCTCAACCATTTCACTTGGTAATGAAAATGGTAATTCGATACCGAATGAATTTCTTAACTCTAAAAAAATGAACTACAGCGTAATTAATGATTACGGTGGTGTAGATTCATATGAGTCGAATATATAACAATACGGTATTGATATGAAAATTAAATTAATATTTGCACTTGTATCCTTGAGTTTAGGAATGAGTAGTTTTTCTTTTGCTATTGAACAAATTCAGAATGAAAAAAAATACTCATATAATGAAGGCTTTTTAGTTGGTAATGCAAAGTCTATTTCTATTGACAAAATTTCAGAAGATCAAATTTCTCCTGGAGATTGGTCGGTTGATATTTATCTAAATAATGAATTTATTTATAACAAAAATATTTTATTTTATGAGAATGATAAAGGTCGAGTTATTCCTTGCTTAACTCTAAATGAGATCAATAGCTTTAATATAAAGCCGGAATTTTTGTCGTTAGTGAAATCAAATGGTCAATGTGAAGATCTTTCCGCGCTTTCAAACGATGTAAAAATTAATTTGAAACAAGATGTTTTACGGTTGGATATATTGATTCCTCAAGCAATGATGGAAGAATATGCTCGTGGCTATGTACCCATTAACTCTCTCAATGAAGGAGTCCCTGCACTATTTATGAACTATAACGTCAATGCTTATAGTAGTCGTAGTCATGGTGAGAATGAGCATTCTGCCTATGGAAATATTAATGCAGGACTAAATTTAGGATTATATCGAGTCCGTCATCAATCAAATATTCAATACAACCAAAATGATAAATTTCATCATGAAAGTATTAGAACTTATATTCAACGCGCATTCCCTCAAATTGAGAGTGAATTAACCGTAGGGCAATCATTTACTAGTGGTAGTCTTTTTGACAGTTTTTCCTATACAGGTGCAGAGTTAGCTACCGATAATCGCATGCGACCACAATCTTTACAAGGATTTGCCCCAACAGTTAGAGGAATTGCCAATAGTAATGCGCGAGTAAAAATTATTCAAAATGGTTATACGATCTATGAAACGAACGTATCGCCAGGCGAGTTTGTGATTAATGACCTTTATGCCACGGGTTATGGTGGTGATTTAACCGTAGAAGTAACCGAGGCAAATGGTAGTATCTCAACATATATTGTTCCATTTGCCACAGTTCCTGGTTTATTGAGACCTGGACAGGTTGATTACAGTATTGTGAGTGGTGAATTGCGAGGGCCAAACACATCTTCAAATGTATTTGTGCAATCAACCGTGCAATACGGTTTAAATAATATTTTAACTCCATTTGTAGGTATGCAATACACCAATAAATATCAATCAGGAATGCTAGGTTTAGCGGTTAATACTCAAATTGGTGCTTTTAGTTTTGATATGGCTAGCTCAAAGTCTCAATTAAATAACAATGAAACATATAAAGGCACACGAGCTAGGATGACTTGGAATAAAGATATCCAATCTACAAGCACTAACATTGCGTTAGCAGGCTACCGTTATGAATCACAAAATTATTTAAGTTTATATGAGGCAGATACATATCGTGATAGCTATTTATATAACGGTGAATCAATTAACCCAAGGAAAGCTCAATATGTTTTAACCGTCAATCAGAGTCTGGCTTATTACGGTTCCATATATGTGAGTGGGGCACTACAAACTTGGCGTGATAACTTACCAGATAGTAAGCAATTACAAGCTGGCTACATGAATAATTTTAAAGGTATCGGCTATAGTCTTACTTATATGAAATTATATCGTAATGGTGAGCAAGGTAGTGATAACAACTACATGTTGAGTGTCACAATACCGTTTTCTCTTTGGTATCCTGAACAAAATACGGTTTTAAGTAGCTCTGTGACACGTTCTGATTCTAGTGATCGTTGGTCAAATAATACCAGTGTGAGTAGTTCTTTTGGTGAGGACAATTCTATTTCATGGAATGCGACAGCAAGTGATGTTGGTCATTCAAATAGTAATTTTTCAACGAGTATTCAAAAAGAGTTGTCATCAGCTTCGGTGAATGCTGGGTATTCGCAAGGGCGTGATTATAGTTCACTCTCGGCAGGTGCAAATGGCGCATTTGTTATTTACGAGGGGGGGGCTATCCCTTCACGTTATTTAGGTGATACGTTTGCGATTGTTGAGGCAGAAGGTGGTGAAGGTGCATCTATATCTTCATGGAGTAATATTGTTTTGAATAAGCATGGGCAAGCTGTTGTTCCATCGCTAATGCCATACCAATATAATACTTTATACCTTGATTCTCAAAATATGAGCTCAGATGTTGAGATTGATAATAATATGGCAAAAGTTGCGCCTTACGCTGGAACTGCTGTATTAGTTAAATTTAATACCCAAAAAGGCATTAATATTTCTTATCGAATTTTATTACAAGATAAATCAGCTATACCATTTGGCTCTGATGTCTATGATAGTTCCAATAATAAAATTGGTTTAGTTGGTCAGGGTGGGTTAGTTCATTTTATTTCTCAATCTGATAGTGGCACTATTTTTATTAAATGGGGCGATAAAGAAAACCAACGTTGTAAATTAGATTACAGCATTTCTAATAAAAATACTGTCTCTGATTCTATTTGTTATTTTTATTGAGGTAAACATGTTGATTAATGAAAAAGTGAAATTAATTATGTGTGCAAGCCTAATGTTTACATCTTTCTTGGCTAATGCAATTTGCAGTATAGTAACACCTTTAAATACAGGTGGATTTATTCAAATAGGAACGTCAAACCCAATTACGATTTCTGGATTGCAGTTTCAACCAGCAGGAACGCAATTAAGTCAGGACTATATTTCTGGCGCACAAATGGCAGAAGTATATGGAATCACCGCAGAGACGGTAATATTTCGCTGTGCATTATCAGATGCATCTCAAATTTTTGAAGGTTATTATGTCTTTAGAGCATATGATGAACATTTAACGCCTGCTCAAACCATAGGTGGGATACCGTACTGGGCAATGTGGATTACTGGTGCCAATAACACCCCTATTTCAGGTGTTAACTTTGAATTTTTTTTAGGGAATGGAGTTAGTGCAGGCACTGCATTTAACAATCAGCCGAATAGGACAAAAAGAATTGGGTACGATATTGATCCAAAAAACTCAAATTATATTTTGATAAAAGGGAAGCATTTTTCTGGAGTGACTAACAGACAGGTTCGTTCTAATGTAGCTGTAACGGCCAGCGGTTTTAATCCGGTAATTCCCCCGTATGTAAGAGGGTTTGTTTATTTTAAAGGTCCTGGCATTAACGAGCAAATAGCAGGGAATCTTGGATTTGGTGCCCCTGAAGTATTTTCATTCTTCACAGTAGGATTGCGCGGGACGAGTACAACCGCAGTAAATTCATGCTACATAGAAAAAAATGATACAAATGTACAACTGGGCTCTCATTCTGCTAACGCTTTACCGTCAACGCCAGTTAATTTTTCTGTTACGGTAAAATGCGATGCTGGTTCAACAGGTATATATTATGGTTTTGCACCTGGAATAGAGAATATAAGCAAAAACGTAACGGATGTATTGCTACTTGACTCTAATATGGGGTCTACAGCAAAAGGGGTTGCTATTGAAATTCTTAATTCAAATAACACTAAAATACCACTTTTGAATCTCGCGGCTACAGGAGGTGTTATTTCAAATACAAATAACTGGCAATCATTATCAATACCATCATCAGGAGCAGCGTCCTCAGTCAATGTTGCATTTTCTGCTCGAATTGTTCGATATGGCAGCGAAGCTGTTGTGCCTGGTATTGTACGTAGTAAAGCAACCTTTATGCTAAACAAACACTAATATTTTTAATGCTCTGAATAATTTGAGATTTAGCTAGGTGATAAACTCGTCT
This window encodes:
- a CDS encoding monooxygenase translates to MQVILQVDFPYQGPWGEEMAAAMEGLAQSINQEPGFIWKIWTENQQTQRAGGIYLFANQADAQAYLEMHSARLKSFGVPEVSGQIFSVNTALSQLNQAQFIQK
- a CDS encoding helix-turn-helix domain-containing protein; the protein is MEMERYKYSLEIGQRIKSLRLQNGWSGEVLGKITGISQQQISRFERGINRLDVESLVKFANAFNVSIAVLLSDYDKAIYEKNIFIANSIVI
- a CDS encoding fimbrial protein, with amino-acid sequence MKKSLLVLLVTSSISASVMAENGVITFNGEITATTCDISSSEGSKDFTVTLPKVSTTALANAGDIAGVTQFDLLLSNCTSNVAVAANFENTTNTDTSNGNLNPTQGPAGVQIRLADAAGTQAVVNGGVAGQTTIVSGSATLPFQAYYFAKTPVTNAGVVVAQVNYSITYP
- a CDS encoding fimbrial biogenesis chaperone; this translates as MITQASIRNKIILFFSLFAISTSIYASVIINGTRVVYNENSKSKIVQLVNENKWPALVQVWLDNGNPDEPPENIKTPFAITPPIFKMGSNSGQNLRITYLGEPLPKNKESIYYLNILEVPPENEDAIEKQQNTMQIAIRTRIKLFFRPEGIGMPALINEKLKFSFEKSEKGNRVLVKNDSPWYVTLQDITISNNSKKLKLENNMVAPFSTISLGNENGNSIPNEFLNSKKMNYSVINDYGGVDSYESNI
- a CDS encoding fimbria/pilus outer membrane usher protein, with amino-acid sequence MKIKLIFALVSLSLGMSSFSFAIEQIQNEKKYSYNEGFLVGNAKSISIDKISEDQISPGDWSVDIYLNNEFIYNKNILFYENDKGRVIPCLTLNEINSFNIKPEFLSLVKSNGQCEDLSALSNDVKINLKQDVLRLDILIPQAMMEEYARGYVPINSLNEGVPALFMNYNVNAYSSRSHGENEHSAYGNINAGLNLGLYRVRHQSNIQYNQNDKFHHESIRTYIQRAFPQIESELTVGQSFTSGSLFDSFSYTGAELATDNRMRPQSLQGFAPTVRGIANSNARVKIIQNGYTIYETNVSPGEFVINDLYATGYGGDLTVEVTEANGSISTYIVPFATVPGLLRPGQVDYSIVSGELRGPNTSSNVFVQSTVQYGLNNILTPFVGMQYTNKYQSGMLGLAVNTQIGAFSFDMASSKSQLNNNETYKGTRARMTWNKDIQSTSTNIALAGYRYESQNYLSLYEADTYRDSYLYNGESINPRKAQYVLTVNQSLAYYGSIYVSGALQTWRDNLPDSKQLQAGYMNNFKGIGYSLTYMKLYRNGEQGSDNNYMLSVTIPFSLWYPEQNTVLSSSVTRSDSSDRWSNNTSVSSSFGEDNSISWNATASDVGHSNSNFSTSIQKELSSASVNAGYSQGRDYSSLSAGANGAFVIYEGGAIPSRYLGDTFAIVEAEGGEGASISSWSNIVLNKHGQAVVPSLMPYQYNTLYLDSQNMSSDVEIDNNMAKVAPYAGTAVLVKFNTQKGINISYRILLQDKSAIPFGSDVYDSSNNKIGLVGQGGLVHFISQSDSGTIFIKWGDKENQRCKLDYSISNKNTVSDSICYFY
- a CDS encoding fimbrial protein; protein product: MLINEKVKLIMCASLMFTSFLANAICSIVTPLNTGGFIQIGTSNPITISGLQFQPAGTQLSQDYISGAQMAEVYGITAETVIFRCALSDASQIFEGYYVFRAYDEHLTPAQTIGGIPYWAMWITGANNTPISGVNFEFFLGNGVSAGTAFNNQPNRTKRIGYDIDPKNSNYILIKGKHFSGVTNRQVRSNVAVTASGFNPVIPPYVRGFVYFKGPGINEQIAGNLGFGAPEVFSFFTVGLRGTSTTAVNSCYIEKNDTNVQLGSHSANALPSTPVNFSVTVKCDAGSTGIYYGFAPGIENISKNVTDVLLLDSNMGSTAKGVAIEILNSNNTKIPLLNLAATGGVISNTNNWQSLSIPSSGAASSVNVAFSARIVRYGSEAVVPGIVRSKATFMLNKH